The Gymnogyps californianus isolate 813 chromosome Z, ASM1813914v2, whole genome shotgun sequence genome has a window encoding:
- the SMIM15 gene encoding small integral membrane protein 15: MFDIKAWAEYIVEWAAKDPYGFLTTVILALTPLFVISAALSWKLAKMIEAREREQKKKQKRQENIAKAKRTKKD; the protein is encoded by the coding sequence atgttcGATATTAAGGCGTGGGCTGAATACATCGTGGAGTGGGCTGCAAAGGACCCATATGGCTTTCTTACTACAGTGATCTTGGCCCTTACACCATTGTTCGTAATTAGCGCAGCGCTTTCGTGGAAGCTTGCAAAAATGATTGAGGCCAGGGAGCGAGAGCAAAAGAAGAAGCAGAAACGCCAAGAGAATATTGCAAAAGCCAAACGAACAAAGAAGGATTAA